A single region of the Desulfobacterales bacterium genome encodes:
- a CDS encoding PAS domain-containing sensor histidine kinase: MRVKESVHNLLRWKFRGRADPAAPDADFSRRQEARRLSEERFAAAFKTSLDAVQINRLEDDCYVDINEGFTAITGFGRAEVIGKTSAEVDIWGDGETRARIIDALKQERSLMNMEVRFRGRTGELRTGTVCAMVMNLQGTPHVLTVIRDIDVLKKTEEALAVSEARFRELFNNMSNGVAVFKALEDGDDFVVVDFNRAAERIEGVYRDEVVGRSVSAVFTAAEERGLSDVFRRVWRTGEPEHHPVAIFRHGRLRTWKENYIYRLPSGEIIDVYEDITKRRQAEEKLLAYQEQLKDLTSELCLTEERERRSIATDLHDQIGQTLSVIKMKLFEVRERCLDPDLGGPLAEAMELLKQAIREARSLTFELSPPMLYELGLEAALEWLGEVFQEQHGINCVVTVDREPKPLDEDLRIVLFRSVRELLANVLKHARTRSVDLSVYRREDRVVVVVVDRGVGFDPNEINDRTIRHRGFGLFNIRERLGRLGGRLSLESGPGRGTRVTLSAPLKTEW; encoded by the coding sequence ATGCGGGTCAAGGAATCGGTTCATAATCTGCTGCGCTGGAAGTTCAGGGGCCGGGCCGACCCGGCCGCGCCGGACGCGGATTTTTCCCGCCGGCAGGAGGCCCGGCGGTTGAGCGAAGAACGGTTCGCCGCTGCATTTAAGACCAGTCTCGACGCGGTTCAGATCAACCGGCTCGAGGATGATTGCTATGTGGACATCAATGAGGGGTTTACCGCGATAACCGGTTTCGGCCGGGCCGAGGTGATTGGCAAAACCAGCGCGGAGGTTGATATCTGGGGTGACGGGGAGACCCGGGCCCGGATAATTGATGCGCTTAAGCAGGAACGTTCGTTGATGAACATGGAGGTCCGGTTCCGGGGCCGTACCGGTGAACTGCGGACCGGCACGGTGTGTGCCATGGTGATGAACCTCCAGGGCACGCCCCATGTCCTTACCGTTATCCGGGATATCGATGTTCTCAAGAAAACCGAAGAGGCCCTTGCCGTCAGCGAGGCCAGGTTTCGTGAACTCTTCAACAATATGAGTAATGGGGTGGCGGTATTCAAGGCCCTGGAGGATGGCGACGATTTCGTGGTCGTTGATTTCAACCGGGCCGCGGAGCGGATCGAGGGGGTGTATCGGGACGAGGTGGTCGGCCGGAGCGTGTCAGCGGTTTTCACTGCGGCCGAGGAGCGCGGTCTGTCGGATGTGTTTCGCCGGGTGTGGCGCACCGGCGAGCCGGAACACCACCCGGTGGCGATCTTCCGGCACGGACGGCTGCGGACCTGGAAGGAGAACTACATCTACCGGCTCCCTTCCGGTGAGATCATCGATGTCTACGAGGATATCACCAAGCGGCGACAGGCCGAGGAGAAGCTGCTGGCCTACCAGGAGCAGTTGAAGGACCTGACCTCCGAGCTTTGCCTGACCGAGGAGCGTGAACGGCGGAGTATCGCCACCGATCTCCATGACCAGATCGGTCAGACCCTGTCGGTGATCAAGATGAAGCTCTTCGAGGTCCGGGAACGGTGTCTTGACCCTGATCTGGGCGGGCCCCTGGCCGAGGCCATGGAACTCCTGAAACAGGCCATTCGGGAGGCCCGTTCCCTGACCTTTGAGTTAAGCCCGCCGATGCTGTATGAACTGGGCCTGGAAGCGGCCCTGGAATGGCTGGGCGAGGTTTTTCAGGAACAGCACGGGATTAACTGTGTTGTCACCGTTGACCGGGAACCGAAGCCACTGGACGAGGACCTGCGGATCGTCCTGTTCCGCTCGGTGCGGGAACTGCTGGCCAATGTTCTCAAACATGCCCGGACCCGGTCCGTGGACCTGTCGGTGTACCGGCGGGAGGACCGGGTGGTGGTGGTTGTGGTTGACCGGGGCGTCGGCTTTGACCCCAATGAGATCAATGACCGGACCATTCGCCACCGCGGCTTCGGCCTGTTCAATATCCGGGAGCGGCTGGGCCGGCTCGGCGGCCGGCTCTCCCTTGAATCCGGGCCCGGCCGGGGAACCCGGGTCACGCTCAGCGCTCCCTTGAAAACCGAGTGGTAA
- a CDS encoding response regulator transcription factor has translation MTIRILLADDHKIMRAGLCSLLEKQPDMEVVAEAENGRRAVQMTIEHKPDVVIMDVSMPELNGIEATRQIVAAVPGTRIIALSMYSDKRFVVGMLQAGAAGFLLKDCASQDLARAINAVASGKNYLSPEIAGVMIEDYVHRFAVADATTQVLTAREREVLQLIAEGWATREIAGRLYVSVKTVETHRRKIMKKLDIHSVADLTKYAIREGLTSLES, from the coding sequence ATGACTATCCGAATACTATTGGCCGATGACCACAAGATCATGCGGGCCGGTCTCTGCTCGCTGCTCGAAAAACAACCGGACATGGAGGTGGTCGCTGAGGCGGAAAATGGCCGCCGGGCCGTGCAGATGACCATTGAACATAAACCCGACGTGGTGATCATGGATGTGAGCATGCCCGAACTGAACGGGATTGAGGCCACCCGGCAGATTGTCGCCGCGGTCCCTGGAACCAGGATAATCGCCCTGTCCATGTATTCGGACAAGCGGTTCGTGGTCGGCATGCTCCAGGCCGGGGCCGCCGGGTTTCTTTTAAAGGACTGCGCCTCCCAGGATCTGGCCCGGGCGATCAACGCGGTGGCGAGCGGCAAGAACTATCTGAGCCCGGAAATCGCCGGGGTAATGATCGAGGACTATGTGCATCGTTTTGCCGTGGCCGATGCCACCACCCAGGTGTTGACCGCCCGCGAGCGGGAGGTGCTGCAGCTCATTGCCGAGGGCTGGGCCACCAGGGAGATCGCCGGCCGCTTGTACGTGAGCGTCAAAACCGTGGAGACCCATCGCCGCAAGATCATGAAAAAACTGGATATCCATTCCGTGGCCGACCTTACCAAGTACGCCATCCGGGAGGGGCTTACCTCGCTGGAGTCGTGA